A region of the Vicugna pacos unplaced genomic scaffold, VicPac4 scaffold_19, whole genome shotgun sequence genome:
agccttaaagaataatattttcctcaaaagatattacggcaaagggatttcttttggtggaactgttccggcatcaaatctggtgcatgtctcaggccactggcaacatagagatgatagaaattaggaggcattataaacacagaatcatttttaaaggaattaaaaaaactggatgtgtgtaaacaaagaatcagggaatattctggtgaaataaatgtatttttcagcttaagcaagacatggggtgaataaatctgaaatgaaaaaaccacccagagattagcagcgagtcatgcatgcagtgtgaatgatcaaaaccaagttgtttccaaaccagtgtgcaggcttgatgccttcatgaatcaaatctgtgtggcaccaggccacctcgaatacatgttgatgaggtatttataagcccttcaccatcccaaatcaaagcccacgcacgagccacaagaccatcacctacacatttggaaaacacacaacatggtgaatagcacttttcttgttcagtagccggtggcagcgaactgtcagcagacagagatacagggacacagaggcacctcccctcactcagctgataaacttccgtgcatccctggggacaggattgtcataaaatgcaccatggattgatcctcctcctaggaaaggaaccgtagtgctgtcattaggtttgagcaggggtgggtggaggatctcagaagagttgtttcagcacaccaatagaattcttggccaccgtgaccacgaaagacaagtcccctgccatcccggtaggcacttgggctcctgacaaaagctgggctcagtaaagggttgagtagaaggcacagacctgagggatgccccagcaataggcaggaggtagggcctggtttatactgctctgggtgtatcccagactcatccgaatacgaaatcagaaatttgcaaaacagcagagctggggtggatcatctactccagactcctcaccttacagttaaaagggtggcaaccctgacaggcaaagcaacgtgctaaaggcagagcgtggaagtggcagtgccagatgaaacgcagcgtgcaacccccgttcaaggccgctgactctgacgacggggccaaggtttccaatgaggagaataagacagtgtaaatactttgttccccctaaaaccccaaatgttttttaaaggcacaaaaactcaccttaactagatctcttctgagggggctctcttctgcttcttcgtctttctgtctccatttccctctctcagacacaaacacattcagttttgtgaaaggggacttccttccatacaaagacagacttcacatcttcagaaagatacctgagaaagcacgtttctcaattcaagtctttgtgtgagttctgggcaactggcttattttctagaacaatcggtagttacaaaatcaggaaatcatcttccacaaaggcagagttctggtccgtgttgataaagttggggatgtcacatttcatgagtctgttcggctcctcctctggccacctgctgcatctgatggcttcctggagccgaataacactgtaaagggctatggtagggataccagctttggccttgtccaagtggtccacttcattgatgtagcagtgaaagagggacctagattcgtcattgcactgccagagaacaccttgggcagcagcggtcttccaaagtctgacacaaagctgttgagtctaaatctcttctcgggagactctgcattgctacaaagaaaaccaaaataaaatatcgttcacagtgtagctcggtgacctgaagaatcatagtttttgccatctactgagagtaaatccctgcacagagcatgctgacatgcactggaattgaaagacatcacttctgaacacataaaattaaactcaaggcaaaagtctaaagtgagggcccatggaccatcctaaaaagacatcgttccctgagaatcctcaatattggtgcctcgcacaccagtgtttctccgtgggacactcagatctcttcatcaggattcgttaaagtgcttcttaaaatgcagaatcctggggtgcacaccctcagagtctccagaggtagcgactggtagtctgtattttcatagccaccaggataactaaacatgctcaggtttagcaccgcagtctacatcgggtcacctgagcatcgacaattctgtctcacgggatggggggtgccatgtgtgtcagggtgctgtcctacccatgtgtctcccctgattctcagaactgacagtgctgccccattgggcacgaaataccaccgtttcacaatgcatacgcagggcgcccgactgaaaaacaatcagtgataggagaggggacaaaactcagcttcctgttaccttgtttcacttactgtgggacgagtgatcaattcaagggtaataaatcagtgaatgagtgaataacatgactcgcgttagtcccacgagtgcctggaagagcaagcctgggcacattgagaaccataacagcccatctacttaaatgtcatcctccacagatctatgtaaaggttacttccacccaggcagtgactccagaagggcaagaatcatgtatgaacacactctcaaatccagaacagaacctgacaacaattaggctctggagtctgtgtttagcgagtgtggaatctcagtgattccagctcttacaccttgccttcccatcccaccacacacgatatggcccttatgtccagttctcccggggctggggccacggaacccatttataggactggaagaatctgatcatttaaaccatcccccagattatcatcaagagtcacctgcatttcagggatcagtaatcccagaagctttgcagttcaggcagctgagggatttttatatcagctctgtcttctactgtgactgcctgggtgacatcagacaaggaattctgaaaagcctgaacttttcctttcaggaataatctaattaacaaatctcgttgaccactcaacaaatgtgatgtgaagatcaatgattttacacaggagtacaacattcactaggtcgtggatttagaatcagaggaaaatcattttagaaagattgacagaatgtagctttaatgcgaatttaagtattcttacctttcagtaaatcatcttcccctacttatcacttcacccaagtttaaaagatgtctgagaacagggatgagtgtgccagcaatctgagacccaataacctaaaatgtcacctaggaaaaagaggggagtaacacatttttaaaaagcatggcaaggatggcggggccatccccaaccccagactaagaagctctgagtaatagctttcctgcctgcctggggcatcagctgatgtgaaaatccacccagaaacctcactgtccagcagctcttccataacacaggctacactttctcagaattaagaattgcgtccagtaaccacttcgctgaagaataaagacaaaggagaacaagagagttctgcccctcccaagggagagcccagacctcgggctgcatgcactgcgcccacctccctggagaagaataaactggagaagggcgttctgcgaaactggggcagcaaaggttgagatgggaacaaattgaccagctggccagggacagccccctccgtcgctgccttggcggctgcctcagccctctcagcccatcctgcccacctctggtggctaagctgtcagggaaattgctttgcgatctggagcaacagaggctgcccacaggccaatctgcggaaaagatgggcgctaaacccccagctcccgagtgacaggctccatacccccgccaacaccccgacgcccccgcaccctaccgcaaccccggggaaatatgacccgaagaagtgtgacctgggaacgaggggcagcagaggccgcccccacgtcaggcctgcagagagattggagcttatcctccagctctccaggggcagcccctgtcctctccacctcctgatctcaccgcgcccaccttccaggagcaatcagaccaggtgtggggtgtcaggcgaatcttgcgccagagaggacgtccccaggccaggtcaggggagaggagaagaagtggccccattaggcggggcagccggccgtcgcaactgcctctgccccttgaccgcatcgggcccgtctcccaggagcaagctgacctggagacgggcatccggcttcttgggcagcagaggacgcccccaggattggtcacggggaagaggagagcaaattgacaggctccgcgctgcaggtcttctacccccgccatcgccacccccgcaccttaaaggcaccgcccagggcgcccctcccccagcaggctgagtgggacaggtgcgtctggtgacctggggcaggagaggccactcccacaccaggccatcggggagacgggagccaatccaccagctccccaaggcagcccctacccccgcagcagccaccactcttgcccatgacctcacagtggcctcctctagggagcaggctgacctggagatggacgtccgacgaacttgggacaacagggaccgcccccagggcaaaccatggggggaagtgggagcaaatggacaagttccatgggaaaacctgccgctgctgccaccacccccaaagtaccaagtccaactcccggggtcaggccgactaggatacacgcgtctcataacacagggcaacagcgaccgcccccaggacaagacgcggggaagatgggagcaaatggtccgctcccccgctgcaggaccccgaccaccgccacccctgcaccctgactaccctgcctcccgcccccagcaggcaaagtgggacaggggtgtcccgggacctggggcagcagaggccgccttcaggccacgcggtgcagacatggagctaatccacagtctcctccggggcagcctccctatgcctgcagccaccaccttaccagccccctgaccgcaccgcacccatctcccaggagcaagctcacctggagtcggacctgaggcaaatctccggcggcagacgtcgcccccaagccaggccgtgggggagagaagaaatggagcaactccctggaacacatcccctgcccctgccgcctccgccgccgcctcccaggagcaagatcatctggagacccgcgtcccgcctctagggcagcagaagccgcccctggctccgcctctggggagagcggagcgaattgatcggctcccccgcggcagcctccctccccccgtgggtcccgcaccttaacggccccgcccccactccgcactcagcaagctgagtgggacaggagtgtccggcgacctggggaagaagaggccgctcccaggcccagcagccgggacaaggcagctattccacccgttcaccaggggtagacccgctccgcccctctgccgctgccactgccttctgacctaaccgccccacctaccaggagcaagcttacctggagtgcaacatctggcgaatctccggcggccaagccccaccccaggccaggctgcagggaagagaagaaatcgatcggcttgcccgggcagcctcccaaccgccaccgccgccgccgcagcccaaaagcattgcaatagcctaccggggtcaggctgactgcaaggatgtgcacttgccttcttatcctggccaggtccctgagcacctccctgcatccctacactccctgcacctctgcacccctgctactctctgcaattctgcacccctccacccccacatcccctgaaatgcctgcgccctccacagcccctgcacccctgtcaccagttacacttttgcactgcttacactcctgcacccctgcatgtcccacacaccacctcttgggcctttggcagagtctctgctgttagaccaatgcacagtgactcactctttgccagtatatgatgcatcagtggacgtcagggtttgcctgcaggaaggtacatgttcccggtcactagcctgggccactagggtgatctctgtgaggtcacccaggacgggttcagagatgctgttctctgggaagagaggagttgaaaccggtcttgagggcagagctgtgctcaccaggccgtccacgcttcatgttttacacagggcttcggagaagtgaaatggatccggccaagtaataccggcctgctgtgagcccacctcagtcctgggctctgagtcagaccgactggctccctcaatcagggcccagtttgggcacctgaatggtccctttgaggcatcccaacagttctcaggatgaagtctggctgcttccaccccatggccctccctcctattgtgctggcctcaggaaggttccttatatggggaagaaggcagcccacaccctaccccacccctcacctttctctaacccaggctggtgctctctctgcccctcagagtctgggaagccatccctcttcagttatgtcccttctgagatggacttgcttccactcaattctaggcgaggatgcaccatggaatgcactgggtaagagaaccaaaataaataatttcttctgtgaggttgtctgtttatctactggggctgggctgtgtgtagtttgctacagctattggtgtgagaggctaaaacagcctgtgtgtccttgttttcatctccccgctgtctttgggttttccctagacactcctgagacatttacttctgttagtattattcctgttattacacacgggccctactgacatggaggtaaggtgttgggggagcgggacagagcagggcatctgcagtcctgtgattagttctcattgagcctgtgccctgagctgtgacctccacaagtgtgtctctttccccccaccccaatttgggtgacacagaagggatttcccttctcccaggttggttaggctctggtaaaataatttctcattaaaaaaacaaacaaaaaacaacttcccccaatgaaacagaatgttctgggtgtatttcaatacagttattttctcctctccaggcaggaagcatgaggagttatcctctgaccttcattctgagaacaggacacggtcctggatgtaaaatacatgaaaaagagcatggggcccctctgactggccccctggagttgtcacactctgatttccccacactgagcctcctgctggcctcagggacctgttaaatctgcctgcccccagggttcttacaaaagcaggttctgccttgggagctgtgactctccaagcctgcccgctgttccctttgcaacctctctgggttggaagcagctttccccctcagtcttctgggatctaagaagagcagtgggtttgcagctccctcagatttggtgttattttcaggacaggaggaagaacttctgagctccacacgagctggaccagaggctggaatcctcccttcctctgccaccgtgcaatcagtggctgtggttctagccgagtttctgaagatgtggacttaaacacacatatcccagccctcacaggagcacacagtcccataaatccccctagtttccactggtaactatggagccgatggggacacgggtttcgggaccacagaggcctgactgcacgacttgctccgtggcctatttacgtggttgctccgggccttgtctgaagtggcttgtttaccacacctggtacgtgggaaacacaaaataagtactagaaccttcactttttctccctccagggccttcaaacgtagaaagtaataagtgaactcagacagcctagtcaccacaatgaggtccgtccagcctggctctcctgagtgatgggcactgacttgcaccttaactcggaacagtaggggaactgccttcctctaactgggcctctccccacaccaggcacgcccgcagctcagacggggccagctccccaactgaggtgtgtgctggtggcttcagtgtgacctggccctgccgggacatgaacctgcagtgagtgaggtggagggtcgggtggaggggggtcccttctggggtggcagggggcccggtagcacccctcccagcctggtgcctggggctccctaacacctcctacagctcctgggttggctccggtcctggccactccacacaccctcccagtatcttttcattatgtccctttactgcttttatcagcgagaagtggcttctgttgcttgttcagtgaaacagtacatcgggaaaccagactacttctaacatcagtaaaataccaacctcggtcagctcgccgggcagaccgtgcagcacaaaggcctgaacagggctgtgcgaacggcttacgtgaagggtcctcagcatctgtcttcagagatacagaagctgatggttcaggtaaaacctcagggtgggattgaggaatccaaagctggttggtttcaaaggctaactggtcagaccagacccctgagctgtggtcagaagcctggctcaacgtcacgcagactcagcgccctaagtgccgggtggggccggtgctgttccctttgcaggctctcgttggggattcactgtagccccttaaatacagcagaaattccaaccccattagcccccaccctgagtgttccatgacacaaatcccgggagtgtttaattttcatctttgtttaggaggatgaaggtggttcaagagaagacataaattcacacttagtgacacaaggtcacagccagtacttcctccacggagagctatgtgctcccacagtggtggctgggggctgggcagagaccctctgctggtcccagagggactcgctcatctggccacaactcatgggttggacagaagatccagagggtgacagagcatctttcctgggaatttggaactgtcacatagaaatcaagttcactcatctggagtttggcggaggggaggggcggtggttggaaatcaaatgaaaccagagcatgagagaaacttagaagtgaaagagcgagagacagagagactgagcttgtgagagcaaatagtcagaaagaaggcaaacaatcaggggacagaagaattccagctcctgactgtgtagtctgtcccagcccatcaatgaccccgcgagatgtttaataacattccagttttgcagattaggaaacaggctgaaagaggtgggggctgggtttgggtgcacagttaattcaattgccactggaccccacacttcccattgcctgaaggcaccctaatcctcactgggacccctgtggtcccctgacagcccagcaccctgatcaaagggaccctgcgggagtgggaacccctcttgagtgtggagagttccctgccccgagatgccatgcatcagcaagctcccgctcaccccagg
Encoded here:
- the LOC140693512 gene encoding uncharacterized protein gives rise to the protein MKVEDTFCPLATQTDAEDPSRKPFAQPCSGLCAARSARRADRENSISEPVLGDLTEITLVAQASDREHVPSCRQTLTSTDASYTGKDLAWGGAWPPEIRQMLHSRGGARGGFCCPRGGTRVSR